Within the Arachis duranensis cultivar V14167 chromosome 10, aradu.V14167.gnm2.J7QH, whole genome shotgun sequence genome, the region AAAAAAACCTAGAATCACAGTATTAGAGAGATTGGTAATTTGCTACAGTGTGATGAAAGAAGTGTTTGTGTATTCTAAACAGAGTTTTAAgtgtttaaaagaaaaaatattatgaataatGGAGTTTAGAATCTCGATCATCAATATTATTAAATAGTTTTCCTGAAAAATGTTCTTACTGGGAGATAAACGTAATGCATATCTATCTCGCTGTTAATTGAAACACCAAATTAGGGCACAAAACTTGATTTGACCTAGAAAAATAGATTCTACATTTAACACTTTCGAGCATCAAACCATGAAGACCTTGGGTGGCACTACCTGTGCGGTTTTACAACTAAATATAGGTTTAGCAACGAAACCATTATGAAACAGGAACTTGTAATAGTTCTTTTGCAATCCTAATGCATTCTGTCATGGGGCAATTGGTCTTGATTGCATTTGTGGCTATGTGAGACCTGCTTGCAGCATAACCCTCCTGCAATCAAACAACACAGTTTCTAAATCATTttctacaacaacaacaacgaaACCTTATCATACTAAGTGAGGTCGCCTATATAGATCAAGAATATCATTGCTTCCTATCATTCTCATGTCTACTGTAAGCAGTAAGGTTATTTTCTAcgatgttaaaaattttaattttaggatGGCTATCATCAACTTTGAAATAaagtgaaataaaatatattcttaaCAAAGATCATCCAATGGAGAAATGCGTAACTAATAAACTACACAATTTATGACTTTGATTCTGTTACCATGTTATAGAATACCTGGTGCATGGCATTCATCAAGGCCTTTAGAGATGGAGAATTAATTTTTGCGCGGCTTGCCATCTGAGTAAGTACAACAAGAACTACTGTAAGTTATTATTCTGACCAAATAGCTAAACATTCCTTTCCTACAGTTCAATAATAAAGACAACGCTTCAACAAGAAGCACAAGCACCTCATCCAACTTGATATACCCAAATGGCAACTTAGGGTCACTTTCATCAATCATTCGGTTTATAAGCTTTCCAAGACTGTTTTTACTGTCACATTCAACCCATTCCCACTCCTTGGCTAGATTTAGCATGTCCGTAAGATATGCAGCATCGTGAAGAGGTCCGGTCCAAAGCGGTCCGGACACCACAAGGGAGTTTGAAAcctgaaaataaaaagtaataaaagatTACAGAAGCTTCAATAGTTATATAAGTCAATAATTTAAGCAATGACAGAAATGGAAGAGTAAAACATAAGTGTTACATAACATAAATTCGTTGCTGCTACATAACTTACAAAGTATATTGAATAGGAAAAAGCAACAAATATATCTGGAACTTAGGATTCAAACAAACAAACTTCATGAAATCTTATGGAAGACCTGAAATATACCATCGGCATACTGCAAGAGCAACTAATCTGACCAAGTTGATCCCAAGAATATTCATGAGAATTTCCACATTTGTGGCAATAACCAATATAGCCATAATGCCTACAATAAGTATATGAGTTATAAATCAAATCAAGGGAGTAACACAAACAAGATCAAAGGTGCAACACAAGCAGAGAAATACATTACCTACTGTCATGAATCTTGCCACGATTTAATCTGAGTAAGACTCTGAAAACAGGTCCGTGATACGCATAGTACGAAAACAAGGGAGTAATATGATACCCTAACACTGCAGCCTCCCTGGCAGCTCCACCTATAAGCATTCGCAAACCAACCTCGTTCGAATATGGCATAGGGCGTACATAGGCTCCATATGCAGCTAAAGAACTAGCAATAAAAACAGATAGTAGTTACAGAACATGTCAAAACTTGCCTAGTCACATTGAATTTCCCAGAACAAACACAAACCAGGCAC harbors:
- the LOC107470216 gene encoding uncharacterized protein LOC107470216, with product MLTAATLTPLSSSNFRISRNSIPQNPCRSSKVNTFLPNFRGGCKCETQTERGLEFEIGGAFYRQESASGRDLGVLAAFLHKKSNGSLRVLDALCGCGVRSLRYLVEAEADFVAANDANDSYGSTIAENLSRVKKGSCDESGERWKVTHLEANRVMVDYYLQKSFFDFIDVDSFGSDSSFLRSAMNALRLGGLLYVTSTDGYSSGGHRPHHSLAAYGAYVRPMPYSNEVGLRMLIGGAAREAAVLGYHITPLFSYYAYHGPVFRVLLRLNRGKIHDSRHYGYIGYCHKCGNSHEYSWDQLGQISCSCSMPMVSNSLVVSGPLWTGPLHDAAYLTDMLNLAKEWEWVECDSKNSLGKLINRMIDESDPKLPFGYIKLDEMASRAKINSPSLKALMNAMHQEGYAASRSHIATNAIKTNCPMTECIRIAKELLQVPVS